One segment of Pseudanabaena sp. FACHB-2040 DNA contains the following:
- a CDS encoding glycosyltransferase family 1 protein, with protein MSSYQTPNNANRIDLSIHPDTAGAAQASSNRLRCSEQDRKNLESAASGGPDLVCLSHLRWDFVYQRPQHLLGRCAQARRTFFFEEPVIEFTDSWWIDVSQRDCGVWVVVPHIPEFVNEELAAAMQRSLINELFDCCGIANPILWYYTPMALTFSDHLQPCATVYDCMDELSAFQGAPPALRALEKALLNRANVVFTGGQSLYEAKQHQHDNIHAFPSSIEVAHFAQARMQLDDPADQAAIPHPRLGFYGVIDERMDLELIDGIAQARPDWHLVIVGPTAKIDPEQLPRHANIHYLGGKTYQELPHYLAGWDVAILPFARNESTRFISPTKTPEYLAAGKPVVSTSIRDVVRPYGQQNLVHIADTVEEFVAAAEQALDQARQDSSWLQQVDTFLANTSWDKTWAQMNGLIEAAIAQDMALQAVPNSRQSVAANASQSSNSSKASRKGYAAPVANLTKSNVG; from the coding sequence ATGTCCTCATACCAAACTCCAAACAATGCTAATCGCATTGATTTGTCGATACATCCAGATACTGCTGGAGCTGCTCAGGCCAGCTCTAACAGGCTGCGGTGCTCTGAGCAGGACAGAAAAAACCTGGAATCTGCCGCTTCAGGCGGGCCAGATCTAGTCTGTCTGTCTCACCTGCGGTGGGATTTTGTCTACCAACGACCTCAGCATTTACTCGGGCGATGTGCCCAGGCCAGAAGAACCTTCTTTTTTGAAGAACCCGTAATTGAGTTCACTGATTCTTGGTGGATCGACGTTAGCCAACGAGACTGTGGTGTGTGGGTTGTTGTGCCGCACATTCCTGAGTTTGTCAACGAAGAGTTGGCGGCAGCTATGCAGCGCAGCTTGATCAACGAACTATTTGATTGCTGCGGCATCGCCAACCCCATCCTGTGGTACTACACTCCAATGGCGCTGACCTTCAGTGACCACCTGCAGCCCTGTGCAACGGTGTACGACTGTATGGATGAACTCTCGGCTTTTCAAGGTGCCCCGCCCGCATTGCGAGCACTGGAGAAAGCGCTGCTTAACCGGGCAAATGTTGTTTTCACAGGTGGGCAGAGTCTGTATGAAGCCAAGCAGCATCAGCATGACAACATCCACGCCTTTCCCAGCAGTATTGAAGTAGCCCATTTTGCCCAAGCCAGAATGCAGCTCGACGATCCCGCTGACCAGGCTGCAATTCCTCATCCTCGGCTAGGCTTCTATGGGGTGATCGATGAGCGCATGGATCTAGAGCTGATCGACGGCATCGCCCAGGCGCGGCCCGACTGGCACCTCGTCATTGTGGGGCCTACGGCCAAGATTGACCCGGAGCAACTGCCGCGCCATGCCAACATTCACTACTTGGGCGGCAAGACCTATCAGGAGCTGCCCCATTATCTAGCCGGTTGGGATGTGGCTATTTTGCCCTTTGCCCGCAATGAATCAACCCGCTTTATCAGCCCCACCAAGACTCCAGAATACCTAGCTGCCGGAAAACCCGTTGTCTCTACCTCGATTCGAGACGTAGTGCGTCCTTACGGTCAGCAAAACTTGGTGCATATTGCCGACACCGTAGAAGAATTTGTGGCCGCGGCTGAGCAGGCGCTGGATCAAGCCCGGCAAGATTCGAGCTGGCTACAGCAAGTTGATACCTTCTTAGCCAATACCTCCTGGGATAAGACCTGGGCTCAAATGAATGGGCTGATTGAAGCTGCCATTGCTCAGGATATGGCTCTGCAAGCAGTGCCCAACTCCAGGCAGAGTGTTGCTGCAAATGCCTCGCAGTCCTCAAACTCTTCCAAAGCTTCTCGCAAGGGCTATGCGGCTCCCGTTGCGAACCTAACCAAATCTAACGTTGGCTAG
- the glf gene encoding UDP-galactopyranose mutase, producing the protein MFDYLIVGAGFAGSVLAERLASQDGKKVLVCDRRSHIGGNAYDHYNDAGVLVHRYGPHIFHTNSRDVFEYLSNFTEWRRYEHRVLASVDGQLVPIPINLDTINKLYSLNLTAFQVEEFFASVAEPKDSIRTSEDVVVSKVGRELYEKFFRNYTRKQWDMDPSELDRSVTARVPTRTNRDDRYFTDTYQAMPLHGFTRMFEGMLNHPNIKVMLNTDYREIQQVIPYKEMIYTGPVDEFFDLRFGKLPYRSLQFKHETLNETVHQPAAVINYPNEHLYTRVTEFKYLTGQEHPKTSIVYEYPKAEGDPYYPVPRPENAELYKKYKELADSTPNVHFVGRLATYKYYNMDQVVAQALALFAKLSERQSWHPTESQVPEQPQKAVALSTASQPSGNGKTPSLN; encoded by the coding sequence ATGTTCGATTATTTAATTGTCGGTGCAGGCTTTGCTGGCAGCGTTCTAGCAGAACGACTCGCCAGTCAGGACGGAAAGAAGGTACTAGTTTGCGATCGCCGTAGCCACATTGGTGGCAATGCCTACGATCACTACAATGATGCCGGCGTTTTGGTGCACCGCTACGGGCCACACATTTTTCACACCAACTCCCGTGACGTATTTGAATACCTCTCTAACTTCACGGAGTGGAGGCGCTACGAGCACCGGGTCTTGGCCAGCGTGGATGGTCAACTAGTGCCAATTCCTATCAACTTAGACACAATTAACAAGCTCTATAGCTTAAATCTAACTGCCTTTCAGGTAGAAGAGTTTTTTGCCTCCGTAGCTGAGCCTAAGGATTCTATTCGCACCTCAGAAGATGTAGTGGTGAGTAAGGTTGGGCGAGAACTGTACGAAAAGTTCTTCCGCAACTACACCCGTAAACAGTGGGACATGGATCCCTCTGAGCTAGATCGATCGGTGACAGCTCGGGTGCCGACCCGCACCAACCGCGACGATCGCTACTTCACCGATACTTACCAGGCAATGCCGCTGCACGGTTTTACCCGCATGTTTGAAGGCATGCTAAACCATCCCAATATCAAGGTCATGCTGAATACGGACTACCGTGAAATTCAGCAGGTCATTCCTTACAAGGAGATGATTTACACCGGGCCAGTGGATGAGTTTTTTGACCTGCGCTTTGGCAAACTGCCCTACCGCTCCCTGCAGTTCAAGCACGAGACGTTGAACGAAACGGTGCATCAGCCTGCAGCGGTGATCAACTACCCGAACGAGCACCTGTATACGCGGGTGACGGAGTTTAAATATCTGACCGGGCAGGAGCATCCTAAAACCAGCATTGTTTACGAGTATCCCAAAGCTGAGGGCGATCCCTACTACCCAGTGCCTCGTCCCGAGAACGCGGAACTCTACAAGAAGTACAAGGAGCTAGCCGATTCGACCCCCAATGTTCACTTTGTGGGACGGCTAGCTACCTATAAGTACTACAACATGGATCAGGTGGTGGCTCAGGCTTTGGCGCTCTTTGCTAAGCTGAGCGAACGCCAGAGCTGGCATCCTACTGAGTCTCAGGTTCCTGAGCAGCCACAAAAAGCGGTTGCTCTATCGACTGCGAGTCAGCCAAGCGGCAACGGCAAAACCCCTTCTCTGAACTAG
- a CDS encoding family 1 glycosylhydrolase, with protein sequence MSAEPMTPLEVWAGIECTVNRVGDNYSDQLQRNGHDNRIEDLDLFASLGIRAIRYPVLWERTAPNGVEQADWSWADQRLERLRQLKICPIVGLLHHGSGPRYTSMVDPLFAEKLAEYAEAVATRYPWVSHYTPVNEPLTTARFSGLYGHWYPHGTDDRTFFRTLLNECRATVLAMQAIRRVNPQAKLVQTEDLGHIFSTPLLAYQADLENERRWLSLDLLCGRVNRNHPLWSYLCSGGVEEAELQWFEENPCPPDIVGINRYLTSDRLLDERLERYPAQFHGGNGKHRYADVEAVRVCADGIPSPYTLLKAVWERYQLPVAVTEVHLGCTREEQLRWIKEVWEAAHQLRAEGVDLRAITAWSLLGAFDWNSLLTRVANFYEPGVFDLRSPEPRPTAIAQMLRQLAHGQNYDHPLLEVPGWWKRDERLFYPPVRSVGTGEGLLSLVEDTTPDASAFAPTYRQVTDTAPASSTHPPTHPSTPSPLLIAGATGTLGQAFARLCEVRGIPYRLLSRQEMDITSPASVKDVLKELRPWAVVNAAGYVRVDDAEREPELCRRINAEGAAILAEACMEQEASYVTFSSDLVFDGNESEPYVESSAVAPLNVYGHSKAVAERWVLDKNPCSLVIRTSAFFGPWDEYNFLAVMLRSLASGNPFIAAEDAIVSPTYVPDLVNTALDLLIDGECGLWHLANAGAISWAALAQEVAVLAGLDASQVVARPSSELDWLAPRPTYSALTSERGILLPELDRAIGCYLNERVC encoded by the coding sequence ATGAGTGCAGAGCCGATGACCCCGCTAGAGGTGTGGGCGGGAATAGAATGCACAGTAAATCGTGTTGGCGATAATTACAGTGACCAGCTGCAGCGCAACGGTCATGACAATCGCATTGAAGATCTCGATTTATTTGCTTCGCTGGGCATTCGCGCTATCCGCTACCCGGTGCTGTGGGAGCGCACAGCCCCCAATGGTGTAGAGCAGGCCGATTGGTCTTGGGCTGACCAGCGACTAGAGCGGCTGCGCCAGCTCAAAATCTGCCCCATTGTGGGCCTGCTGCACCACGGCAGCGGCCCTCGCTACACCAGCATGGTTGACCCGCTCTTTGCCGAGAAGCTGGCCGAATATGCCGAGGCAGTTGCTACCCGCTACCCCTGGGTGAGCCACTACACCCCCGTCAACGAGCCTCTAACCACGGCCCGCTTTAGCGGCCTATATGGTCACTGGTATCCCCACGGCACAGACGATCGCACCTTTTTCCGCACCCTGCTGAACGAGTGCCGCGCCACTGTACTGGCCATGCAGGCCATCCGCCGGGTCAACCCCCAGGCTAAGCTGGTGCAGACCGAAGACTTGGGCCACATTTTCAGCACGCCTCTGCTGGCCTACCAGGCTGATCTGGAAAATGAGCGCCGCTGGCTCAGCCTGGATCTGCTGTGTGGTCGGGTTAACCGCAACCACCCGCTCTGGAGCTATCTCTGTAGCGGAGGAGTTGAGGAGGCTGAACTGCAGTGGTTTGAAGAAAACCCTTGCCCGCCAGATATTGTGGGCATCAACCGTTATCTGACGAGCGATCGCCTGCTAGACGAGCGGCTGGAACGCTACCCGGCTCAGTTTCATGGCGGCAACGGCAAACACCGTTACGCTGATGTCGAAGCGGTGCGCGTCTGTGCCGACGGCATCCCCTCACCCTATACGCTGCTCAAGGCGGTATGGGAGCGTTACCAGCTGCCTGTTGCCGTCACCGAGGTCCACCTAGGCTGCACTCGCGAAGAACAGCTGCGCTGGATTAAGGAGGTGTGGGAGGCGGCCCATCAGCTCCGGGCCGAAGGTGTAGACTTGCGGGCCATCACTGCTTGGTCACTGCTCGGTGCTTTCGACTGGAACAGCCTGCTGACGCGGGTCGCTAACTTTTACGAGCCGGGAGTTTTTGATCTCAGATCACCCGAGCCTCGCCCCACTGCGATCGCACAGATGCTGCGTCAATTAGCCCACGGTCAAAATTACGATCATCCCCTGCTAGAAGTTCCCGGCTGGTGGAAGCGAGACGAGCGGCTATTTTATCCCCCAGTACGCTCTGTAGGAACAGGGGAAGGTCTACTGTCTCTGGTTGAAGATACGACACCAGACGCAAGCGCTTTCGCCCCCACCTATAGACAAGTCACAGACACCGCCCCTGCAAGTTCCACCCATCCACCCACCCACCCATCTACCCCTTCACCCTTGCTGATCGCTGGAGCTACCGGCACCCTCGGACAGGCTTTTGCTCGACTATGTGAAGTGCGGGGCATTCCCTATCGGCTACTGAGCCGACAGGAGATGGATATTACCAGCCCTGCGTCCGTCAAAGACGTTTTGAAGGAGCTGCGCCCCTGGGCAGTGGTGAATGCGGCAGGCTATGTGCGAGTCGATGATGCTGAGCGAGAGCCGGAGTTGTGTCGGCGGATCAATGCAGAGGGAGCCGCCATTTTGGCCGAAGCCTGCATGGAACAGGAAGCCTCCTACGTCACCTTCTCCTCGGATTTAGTCTTTGATGGGAACGAATCTGAGCCTTATGTTGAGAGCAGCGCCGTCGCTCCGCTCAACGTCTACGGCCACAGCAAAGCCGTTGCCGAACGTTGGGTTTTAGACAAGAACCCCTGCTCGTTAGTGATCCGCACCAGTGCCTTCTTCGGCCCCTGGGATGAGTACAACTTCTTGGCAGTGATGCTGCGATCGCTAGCCTCTGGCAACCCTTTTATCGCCGCTGAAGATGCGATCGTCTCGCCTACCTACGTGCCAGATCTGGTCAACACCGCCCTGGATCTGCTGATCGATGGCGAGTGCGGCCTGTGGCACCTAGCCAATGCTGGGGCTATTTCTTGGGCTGCCCTAGCTCAAGAAGTCGCTGTTCTAGCCGGGCTTGACGCCTCTCAGGTTGTGGCCCGTCCCTCTAGTGAATTGGACTGGCTGGCTCCTCGGCCGACCTACAGCGCCCTCACCAGCGAGCGGGGAATTTTGCTACCCGAACTCGATCGAGCCATCGGCTGCTACCTCAACGAGCGCGTCTGTTAG
- a CDS encoding Uma2 family endonuclease, protein MIASPQPPLTPDEYLQLEAQSAIKHEYIDGRVYAMAGASDAHVTIAGNLFALLRSHVRGTGCRAYISDMKARIEARNRFYYPDVMVTCDPRDQETSDYKRFPKLIVEVLSDSTEAFDRGDKFADYQLLESLQEYVLINTRHQRVECFRRSEAGLWVLQYYTIETNSFRLNSVDFLDTLTALYEDVTLEETSFE, encoded by the coding sequence ATGATTGCCTCACCTCAGCCTCCCCTTACCCCCGATGAATATCTTCAGCTAGAGGCCCAAAGCGCCATCAAGCATGAGTACATCGACGGCCGAGTCTATGCGATGGCCGGAGCCAGCGATGCTCACGTTACCATTGCAGGCAATCTCTTTGCCCTCTTGCGGAGCCATGTTCGGGGCACTGGCTGTCGAGCCTACATCTCGGATATGAAAGCCCGTATCGAAGCCCGCAACCGCTTTTACTACCCTGATGTAATGGTCACCTGCGACCCCCGTGATCAGGAAACCTCGGACTACAAGCGCTTCCCGAAACTAATTGTCGAAGTGCTCTCTGACTCTACAGAAGCCTTTGACCGGGGCGATAAGTTCGCCGATTACCAACTCCTAGAAAGCCTGCAAGAATATGTTTTGATCAACACTCGCCACCAGCGAGTCGAGTGCTTTCGCCGCAGCGAAGCGGGCCTTTGGGTGCTGCAGTACTACACTATTGAGACAAACAGTTTTCGCCTCAATAGTGTTGACTTCTTAGATACTCTTACTGCCTTATACGAAGACGTCACCCTAGAAGAAACCTCTTTCGAATAG